A portion of the Betta splendens chromosome 2, fBetSpl5.4, whole genome shotgun sequence genome contains these proteins:
- the LOC114847354 gene encoding trace amine-associated receptor 13c-like has protein sequence MEATAGSSLCFPKLNSSCRRLLRPQSETALLYTLVAFVSLLTVALNLIVIFSISHFRQLRTPTNNLLLSLAVCDLLVGLLVMPVEGLRYIETCWLLGRLMCALSPYLFYCLISTSLGHMVLISIVRYLTICDPLQHYSKITMTNVNICIFVCWVSSIIYNGIFTMDHVGNPDRFSSCHGECVVVVNYISRTVDLFVSFVAPCTVMVVLYMKVFVVAVTQVRVIQSQSVSTNVEAASTARTSQRKAARTLGILVVVFLMCFCPFFYPTLAGVESSISMYCYSILSWITLLNSCLNPLIYALFYPWFRKAVKVIFMLRILQAHSRDVTVM, from the coding sequence ATGGAAGCCACTGCCGGCTCCTCGCTCTGCTTTCCTAAGCTCAACTCCTCCTGCAGACGCCTGCTACGACCACAGTCTGAGACCGCTCTGCTCTACACCCTGGTTGCCTTCGTCTCCCTGCTGACTGTGGCTCTCAATTTGATCGtcatcttctccatctctcACTTCCGACAGCTCCGCACTCCGAccaacaacctgctgctgtctctggctgtgtgtgACCTGCTAGTGGGGCTGCTGGTGATGCCTGTTGAAGGCCTGCGCTACATAGAGACATGCTGGCTGCTGGGGAGGCTCATGTGTGCTCTGAGTCCGTATCTTTTTTACTGTCTCATCTCAACCTCATTGGGCCACATGGTGCTCATATCCATTGTCCGTTACCTGACTATCTGTGACCCACTGCAACACTACTCCAAGATCACCATGACTAATGTCAACATCTGTATCTTTGTCTGTTGGGTCTCTTCAATTATCTATAACGGCATATTTACAATGGACCATGTGGGGAACCCTGACAGATTCAGCTCCTGTCATGGGGAGTGTGTGGTGGTTGTCAACTATATTTCAAGAACTGTTGACTTATTTGTGAGCTTTGTTGCACCCTGTACTGTCATGGTGGTGCTTTATATGAAAGTGTTTGTGGTAGCGGTTACGCAGGTTCGTGTCATTCAGTCACAGAGTGTTTCTACTAATGTTGAAGCAGCTTCAACTGCTAGAACATCACAGAGGaaggcagccaggactctggggaTTCTAGTAGTCGTGTTTCTCATGTGTTTCTGCCCATTTTTCTATCCCACTCTTGCAGGTGTGGAGAGTTCTATAAGCATGTACTGCTATTCCATATTATCCTGGATAACGCTGTTAAACTCCTGCCTGAACCCCCTCATATACGCTCTGTtttacccctggtttagaaaagcCGTCAAAGTGATCTTCATGCTCAGAATATTACAGGCTCACTCCAGGGACGTCACGGTCATGTAA